The Caldicellulosiruptor changbaiensis genome has a segment encoding these proteins:
- a CDS encoding MFS transporter — protein sequence MKNNRNAINLLCSQFISEIGNWVDRVALLTLVYSVSKSNLQMSILSILILLPAVIFGIPFGKIIDLSNKKIILVFGDISRALLVILVPFLTNHVFLIVFIISSITAIYENTRNSIIPELITKEEIRKINSLSSSLNSIMMVVGPSIGGLLTSYLNLKYCFFIDSFTFLVSAIFISQISYHKHKSTENQSKNTRYLEFLEYLKSNFIIKSLIILNGLIGLFAGILNGLLIVYVINYLHTDSKGYGFILTSKGIAMVITSLFVYKYIKTIKNETLLLTGVIGIGISTILFSLNNIFVFALFIHFVNGICNSFYAIARTTIIQGNCNKKLLGRIFSFNSIVVNISSIISLLIGGIISNTISVKTIFLTSGISITLIGMVYFINLSKNYHEILQHSR from the coding sequence ATGAAAAACAATAGAAATGCTATTAACTTGTTATGTTCTCAATTTATATCAGAGATTGGAAATTGGGTTGATAGGGTTGCTTTACTTACATTAGTGTATAGTGTTAGCAAGTCAAATTTACAAATGTCCATTCTTTCCATTTTGATATTATTACCTGCTGTTATATTTGGTATTCCATTTGGAAAAATAATTGATTTATCGAACAAAAAAATAATTTTGGTATTTGGAGATATTTCGAGAGCTTTATTAGTAATATTAGTACCTTTTTTAACTAATCATGTATTTCTGATTGTGTTTATTATATCTTCTATCACCGCTATTTATGAAAATACAAGAAATAGTATAATTCCAGAACTAATCACCAAAGAAGAAATACGTAAAATTAACAGTCTTAGTAGCTCACTAAATTCTATTATGATGGTTGTTGGTCCCTCAATAGGTGGGTTATTAACTTCTTATCTTAATTTGAAATATTGTTTTTTTATTGATTCATTTACTTTTCTTGTTTCTGCCATTTTCATTTCTCAAATTTCATACCATAAACACAAAAGCACTGAAAACCAAAGTAAAAATACAAGATATTTAGAATTCTTAGAATATTTGAAATCTAACTTTATCATAAAAAGTTTAATAATTCTCAATGGTTTAATTGGTTTATTTGCAGGAATTCTAAACGGACTGTTAATTGTTTATGTGATTAACTATTTACATACTGATTCAAAAGGATATGGTTTTATTCTGACATCAAAAGGAATTGCAATGGTTATTACCTCGCTTTTTGTTTATAAATATATAAAAACAATAAAAAACGAAACTCTTCTTTTAACAGGAGTAATAGGTATTGGAATTTCTACCATTTTATTCTCATTAAATAATATTTTTGTATTTGCTCTTTTCATCCATTTTGTGAATGGAATATGTAATTCATTTTATGCTATTGCTCGAACCACTATAATCCAAGGAAATTGTAACAAGAAACTATTAGGAAGAATTTTTAGCTTTAATTCAATAGTGGTAAATATTTCCTCAATTATTTCTTTGTTAATCGGAGGAATTATATCTAATACTATATCTGTTAAGACAATTTTCTTAACCAGCGGAATTAGCATTACACTAATAGGAATGGTTTATTTTATTAATTTATCAAAAAACTATCATGAAATACTTCAGCACAGTAGATAA
- a CDS encoding aminopeptidase has translation MSEKSYGQELYEKLSYTSKNAWEVLKEEEKPFVFDLAEKYKHFLNCAKTEREAVEYFIERAKEKGYIEFNNNIQKLKPGDKVYFVNNSKSILLAHIGKKPLKEGFNLIDSHIDSPRLDLKPKPLYESNELVLLKTHYYGGIKKYHWVNVPLSIHGVVVKSDGSKVKITIGEDENDPVFYITDLLVHLSSEQLQKKASEAIPAENLNVLIGSMPFNDEKVKEKVKLNILKILNDKYGITEEDLISADIEVVPAAKARDVGLDRSLIGAYGQDDKACSFLAAEAIFSIDEIPEKTAIVYLVDKEEIGSVGISSAEASFFDISVAKLMKALGEYENSLDLALCFENSAAISGDVAAALDPTYEGAYDKLNSTLIGHGVTIEKYTGVRGKYSGSEATAEYVGKIRNFLNSNNICWQTGLLGKVDQGGGGTIAMFIARKMINVIDSGVPVLSMHSTFEITSKVDVYMTYKFYSQFLRKFE, from the coding sequence ATGAGCGAGAAGTCTTACGGCCAAGAGCTTTATGAAAAATTATCCTACACTTCTAAAAATGCATGGGAAGTTTTAAAAGAAGAAGAAAAGCCTTTTGTTTTTGATTTGGCAGAAAAGTATAAGCACTTTTTGAACTGTGCAAAGACAGAAAGAGAAGCAGTTGAATATTTCATAGAAAGAGCTAAAGAAAAAGGATATATAGAATTTAACAATAATATCCAAAAGTTAAAGCCAGGTGATAAGGTATATTTTGTCAACAATAGCAAAAGCATTTTGCTTGCTCATATAGGGAAAAAACCTTTAAAGGAAGGATTTAATCTTATAGATAGCCATATAGATTCTCCACGACTTGATTTGAAGCCAAAGCCACTATATGAGTCAAATGAGCTTGTTCTTTTGAAGACACATTACTATGGTGGTATTAAAAAATATCACTGGGTAAATGTACCACTTAGTATACACGGGGTTGTTGTGAAAAGTGATGGTTCAAAAGTGAAGATTACAATTGGTGAAGATGAAAATGACCCTGTTTTTTATATAACAGACCTTCTTGTTCATTTATCTTCTGAGCAGCTTCAGAAAAAAGCAAGCGAGGCAATTCCGGCTGAAAATTTGAATGTGCTTATAGGAAGTATGCCGTTTAATGATGAGAAGGTAAAAGAAAAGGTTAAGCTGAACATATTAAAAATTTTGAATGATAAATATGGAATAACAGAAGAAGATCTTATTTCAGCTGATATTGAAGTTGTGCCGGCTGCAAAAGCGCGTGATGTGGGACTTGACAGAAGCTTAATTGGTGCATATGGTCAGGATGACAAAGCGTGCAGCTTTTTGGCAGCAGAAGCTATATTTTCAATTGATGAAATTCCCGAAAAGACTGCAATAGTCTATTTGGTTGACAAAGAGGAGATAGGAAGTGTTGGAATATCAAGCGCTGAGGCAAGCTTTTTTGATATATCAGTTGCAAAGCTAATGAAAGCTTTGGGTGAGTACGAGAATAGCCTTGATTTGGCTCTTTGCTTTGAAAACTCAGCAGCAATTTCGGGTGATGTTGCAGCAGCACTTGACCCCACATATGAAGGTGCTTATGATAAGCTTAATTCCACGTTAATTGGTCACGGTGTTACCATTGAAAAGTATACAGGAGTTAGAGGCAAATACAGTGGTTCTGAAGCAACAGCAGAGTATGTGGGCAAAATCAGAAACTTTTTGAACTCAAATAACATCTGCTGGCAGACAGGTCTTTTAGGTAAAGTTGACCAAGGCGGTGGAGGTACAATTGCTATGTTTATTGCAAGAAAGATGATAAATGTTATAGACTCAGGCGTTCCAGTTCTGTCTATGCACTCAACATTTGAAATAACAAGCAAGGTTGATGTTTATATGACATATAAGTTTTATAGCCAGTTTTTGAGAAAGTTTGAATGA
- a CDS encoding DsrE/DsrF/DrsH-like family protein produces MREDKKTIIVFSNDMDKVMAAFVIATGAAAMGDEVTMFFTFWGLNVLRDAKKKAQGKSFLEKMFGAMMPKGVEKLPLSKMNFLGIGPKLMKYMMKKKNVMMLPEMIKQAQELGIKMVACSMSMDVMGIKKEELIDGVEIGGVATYLGEASEAGVNLFI; encoded by the coding sequence ATGAGAGAGGATAAGAAGACCATTATTGTCTTTAGCAATGACATGGACAAGGTGATGGCTGCATTTGTAATTGCAACTGGTGCTGCTGCGATGGGCGATGAGGTTACAATGTTCTTTACATTCTGGGGTTTGAATGTTCTAAGAGATGCCAAAAAGAAAGCACAGGGAAAATCCTTTTTGGAAAAAATGTTTGGCGCTATGATGCCAAAAGGGGTTGAAAAACTTCCACTTTCCAAGATGAACTTTTTAGGGATTGGTCCAAAGCTTATGAAATATATGATGAAAAAGAAAAACGTGATGATGTTACCTGAGATGATAAAACAGGCGCAAGAGCTTGGTATAAAGATGGTAGCATGTTCAATGTCTATGGATGTTATGGGAATAAAGAAAGAAGAGTTAATTGATGGTGTTGAAATTGGTGGTGTTGCCACATACCTTGGTGAGGCAAGTGAAGCAGGTGTGAATCTGTTTATCTAA
- a CDS encoding metal-sensitive transcriptional regulator, with translation MPDKERKEEILSRLKNIKGHIDGIIKMVEEEKECEEIMLQIAAVKKAIEKVGYFIIESHAAECLSSVGNKDDIQRILNIMMKFLG, from the coding sequence ATGCCTGACAAGGAGAGAAAAGAAGAGATTCTAAGCAGACTAAAAAATATTAAAGGTCACATTGATGGTATTATTAAAATGGTGGAAGAGGAAAAAGAATGCGAAGAGATTATGCTTCAAATAGCTGCAGTAAAAAAGGCAATAGAAAAGGTTGGTTATTTTATAATCGAAAGCCATGCTGCGGAGTGCTTGTCAAGCGTAGGAAACAAAGATGATATCCAAAGGATTTTAAATATAATGATGAAGTTTTTGGGGTAA
- a CDS encoding response regulator transcription factor: protein MSRYLVYVVDDEKDILDIIYQYLISRGYEVKTFEDASSFLKEFEENEPDIVILDIMLPDIDGYELCKKIRKSSNVPIIMLSAKGEEFDKVLGLELGSDDYISKPFSLLELEARIKKILRRVGKDTLKVDNVLEFFGIKVDLNQKSVFYNNVKVDLSPKEFETFLLLFREHSKVLKRSYILEQVWGAPALYDERMVDDVIKRLRKKILQYKLPIEIKTMWGLGYKLEEKKDENQN from the coding sequence ATGTCAAGATACCTTGTATATGTTGTCGATGATGAAAAAGATATTTTGGACATTATCTATCAGTATCTGATAAGCAGAGGTTACGAGGTTAAAACATTTGAAGATGCTTCGAGTTTTTTAAAAGAGTTTGAGGAAAATGAGCCTGACATAGTTATATTAGATATTATGCTCCCAGACATTGATGGATATGAGCTGTGCAAAAAAATAAGGAAAAGTAGCAATGTGCCAATTATAATGCTCTCGGCTAAAGGTGAAGAGTTTGATAAAGTTTTGGGACTTGAGCTTGGCAGTGATGATTACATATCAAAACCGTTTTCACTACTTGAGCTTGAAGCAAGAATTAAGAAAATTTTACGAAGAGTGGGTAAAGATACTCTTAAAGTTGACAATGTCTTAGAATTTTTTGGAATAAAGGTTGATTTAAATCAGAAGAGTGTATTTTACAATAATGTAAAAGTGGACCTTTCGCCAAAAGAATTTGAGACATTTTTACTTCTCTTTAGGGAGCACTCCAAGGTACTCAAAAGAAGCTACATATTAGAGCAGGTATGGGGAGCCCCGGCTTTATATGATGAAAGAATGGTAGATGATGTGATAAAAAGGTTGAGAAAAAAGATTTTACAGTATAAACTTCCTATCGAGATAAAGACAATGTGGGGACTTGGATATAAACTCGAGGAGAAGAAAGATGAAAATCAGAACTAA
- a CDS encoding sulfurtransferase TusA family protein, whose translation MAEYFIDAKGLQCPGPITQLFKQMKEAQSGDIVTIEVTDPAFKRDVESWCKKTKNELLSLEEVNGVIKAKIKKA comes from the coding sequence GTGGCAGAATATTTTATTGATGCAAAGGGTCTTCAGTGTCCAGGGCCTATTACTCAACTTTTTAAGCAGATGAAAGAAGCTCAAAGTGGTGACATAGTCACAATTGAGGTGACAGATCCAGCATTCAAAAGAGATGTGGAGAGCTGGTGTAAAAAGACAAAAAATGAGCTTTTATCTTTAGAAGAAGTAAATGGTGTTATAAAAGCTAAGATAAAGAAAGCTTAA
- a CDS encoding S1C family serine protease — MKKLCKMYLVVFIVFLLIFNVAFAQSITVTPKVIDGKMYVDLDSMKDFFGFDYVKTQDGVTIQKKDLSISEVIDKVNRSVVAIIGDSKKIKADDFYYSKIPAGLMHGSGVVIDKNGLILTNNHVVEDMKQPYVIFFDAKAYKATVLYRNKDIDLALLKVNRTNINPIEIEDPKNIKVGQEVLAIGTPLFLGWQNSVTKGIISGLNRPVDETYTFLQTDAAINPGNSGGPLVNMQGKLVGINTLGIEYFQGINFAIPAENILYFLDHYKKFGKIKRCYLGLEFEDSWLSIVGLPSTLGLKIIDVKEDSPLKGFIQENDILVSIDNYPVNSIAEYNQTLMKYLPGDKVKLNIKRNGKVIEKEVVLKEYPENK; from the coding sequence ATGAAAAAGCTATGTAAGATGTATCTGGTTGTTTTTATTGTCTTTTTGCTCATTTTCAACGTGGCATTTGCTCAGTCAATTACAGTAACTCCAAAAGTAATTGATGGCAAAATGTATGTGGATTTGGACTCTATGAAAGATTTCTTTGGTTTTGACTATGTAAAAACTCAAGATGGAGTGACCATTCAAAAAAAGGACTTATCTATAAGCGAAGTAATTGATAAAGTTAACAGATCTGTTGTAGCAATAATTGGTGACAGCAAAAAGATAAAAGCAGATGACTTTTACTACAGCAAGATACCGGCAGGACTTATGCACGGGTCTGGTGTTGTCATTGACAAAAACGGTTTAATCCTCACAAACAACCATGTTGTAGAAGACATGAAACAACCTTATGTCATTTTTTTTGACGCTAAGGCATATAAAGCAACAGTATTGTATAGAAATAAAGACATAGATTTGGCTCTTTTGAAAGTAAATCGTACCAATATAAATCCAATCGAAATCGAAGACCCCAAAAATATAAAAGTGGGACAAGAAGTATTAGCAATTGGAACTCCACTTTTTTTGGGTTGGCAGAACAGTGTAACAAAAGGAATAATCAGTGGATTAAATAGACCAGTAGATGAAACTTATACATTTTTGCAAACAGATGCAGCTATAAACCCTGGAAATAGTGGTGGTCCTCTTGTAAATATGCAAGGAAAGCTGGTTGGCATAAATACCTTAGGTATTGAATATTTTCAGGGAATTAATTTTGCAATTCCTGCTGAAAATATTCTCTATTTTCTGGACCATTATAAAAAATTTGGAAAGATAAAAAGATGTTATTTAGGACTTGAATTTGAAGACAGCTGGCTTTCTATTGTTGGTTTGCCATCTACTCTTGGATTGAAAATAATTGATGTGAAAGAAGATAGTCCCTTAAAAGGATTTATTCAAGAAAATGATATACTTGTGTCAATTGACAATTATCCTGTCAATTCAATTGCAGAGTATAATCAAACTCTTATGAAATATCTTCCAGGTGATAAGGTAAAGCTTAATATCAAGAGAAACGGAAAGGTAATTGAAAAAGAAGTAGTGCTAAAAGAGTATCCAGAAAATAAATAA
- a CDS encoding Nramp family divalent metal transporter, with amino-acid sequence MQNAREILKYIGPGLLVTVGFIDPGNWASNVAAGSSFGLKLLWVVLLSTIILIVLQHNAAHLGIATGLCLAEATSIYLNKFLAAVVLSSAMLATVSTAMAEILGASIALEMLFKIPIKLGCLIILPFIIFFLFSNSYKKVERWIIAFVSLIGLSFLIELFLVKVPVKDVVFGWITPSIPSGSLVVVLSILGAVVMPHNLFLHSEIIQSRQWNTQEEKVIKHQLKFEFVDTLFSMFIGFLINSSMIIIAHATFYTKGILVESLPQAQQMLKPILGSLSATIFAFALLLSGISSSITAAYTGGTIMAGFYRRPYNIEELPTKVGIIIPLVLASIIILFISNPFRALIISQMLLSMQLPITIILQIYLTSSKKVMGKFANSLADKIILLIVAAVVIGLDVFLLITSL; translated from the coding sequence ATGCAAAACGCAAGGGAAATACTCAAATACATAGGACCTGGCCTTCTTGTCACAGTGGGATTTATCGACCCTGGAAACTGGGCATCAAACGTGGCTGCTGGCAGTAGCTTTGGTTTAAAGCTTTTGTGGGTAGTTTTACTATCAACCATAATTTTGATAGTGCTTCAGCACAACGCAGCTCATCTTGGCATTGCAACAGGTCTTTGCTTGGCTGAAGCAACTTCAATATATCTCAATAAGTTTCTTGCTGCAGTTGTTCTCTCATCTGCCATGCTGGCAACAGTCTCAACTGCTATGGCAGAAATCTTAGGCGCGTCAATTGCCCTTGAGATGCTTTTTAAAATTCCTATTAAGCTTGGGTGTTTAATCATCCTGCCTTTTATCATATTTTTCTTGTTTTCTAACTCATATAAAAAGGTTGAAAGGTGGATAATTGCATTTGTTTCGCTGATAGGTCTTTCCTTTTTGATAGAGCTTTTTCTTGTGAAGGTCCCTGTAAAAGATGTGGTCTTTGGCTGGATAACTCCAAGCATACCTTCTGGCTCACTGGTTGTAGTTCTTTCAATACTTGGTGCGGTTGTCATGCCACACAATCTGTTTTTGCACTCTGAAATAATTCAGAGCAGGCAGTGGAACACTCAAGAGGAAAAGGTAATAAAACATCAGCTCAAATTTGAGTTTGTTGATACACTTTTTTCAATGTTCATTGGATTTTTAATTAACAGCAGCATGATTATAATAGCTCATGCAACCTTTTACACAAAAGGTATCCTTGTTGAATCGCTACCACAGGCTCAGCAGATGTTAAAACCCATTTTGGGAAGTTTATCTGCAACAATTTTTGCATTCGCTCTATTGCTTTCTGGCATCTCTTCAAGCATCACAGCTGCATATACAGGTGGAACAATCATGGCAGGCTTTTATAGAAGACCTTACAACATTGAAGAGCTGCCAACTAAAGTTGGAATTATCATTCCATTGGTGTTAGCATCTATCATCATACTTTTTATCTCAAATCCGTTCAGAGCTTTAATAATCTCACAGATGCTTTTGAGCATGCAGCTGCCAATTACAATCATTCTTCAAATTTACCTGACATCATCTAAAAAAGTCATGGGCAAGTTCGCAAACTCTTTAGCAGATAAAATAATTCTTCTGATTGTGGCAGCAGTTGTAATTGGACTTGATGTTTTTCTGCTCATCACATCTTTATAA
- a CDS encoding B12-binding domain-containing radical SAM protein has protein sequence MILLVAINSKYVHTNLAVRYLYQLCKENYPCKYVEFNINQSLHDVIYEILSKKPEYVAISTYIWNRNYVEKLVEGLKKAQKSIKIILGGPEVYFDSLDEWKFVDIIIRGEGEYPFLDLCDHIAAGRQYTQKEYPPFDLNKLPFAYKDEKLDQSRIYYYESSRGCPFRCSYCLSSIEKSVRFASLEKVFEELDYLFKKQVRLIKFVDRTFNANKERAIKIIEFCKQKSQATQIHFEIDPTLLDSDIITAINTSKDNLFRLEIGLQSFNPQTLDAIDRFYDIDKIDKNLKKLMENKKAIVHLDLIAGLPYEDFLSFKRSLDKTILYFADEVQLGFLKMLKGTKIRNEATKYNYEFFKDPPYEVISNSFISFEEIYKLKKIEDLIDKVYNRQYLYFTLRYIFQKISPSEFFENLSSKINSNLNTREFIKELYRAIKENFDFDKVIFDSLFRFDILRRFPEEFLPEELAISREEREKIKQAIYQATSYQDLREPKEIIRRSRACIFGFDIERFIEDNSIEKGNFLYIFFGEKIKKINLQ, from the coding sequence ATGATCCTGCTTGTTGCAATAAACTCAAAGTATGTTCATACAAATTTAGCAGTCAGATACCTTTATCAGCTCTGTAAAGAAAACTATCCATGCAAATATGTTGAGTTTAATATCAATCAGTCTTTGCATGATGTGATCTATGAGATTTTGAGTAAAAAACCTGAATATGTTGCAATATCAACATATATCTGGAACAGAAACTATGTCGAAAAGCTTGTTGAAGGTTTAAAAAAGGCACAAAAAAGCATAAAAATAATTCTTGGTGGGCCAGAGGTGTATTTTGACAGCCTTGATGAGTGGAAGTTTGTTGACATAATAATCAGAGGAGAGGGAGAGTACCCTTTTTTAGATTTATGTGATCATATTGCAGCTGGCAGGCAATATACCCAAAAAGAGTATCCGCCGTTTGATTTGAACAAGCTTCCTTTTGCATACAAGGACGAGAAGTTAGACCAAAGCAGAATCTATTATTATGAAAGCAGCAGAGGCTGCCCTTTTAGATGTTCGTATTGTCTTTCTTCTATTGAAAAAAGTGTTAGATTTGCGTCTCTTGAAAAGGTGTTCGAAGAGCTTGACTATCTTTTTAAAAAACAAGTAAGACTTATAAAGTTTGTTGACAGGACATTTAACGCAAACAAAGAAAGAGCAATAAAAATAATAGAGTTTTGCAAACAAAAGTCGCAAGCTACCCAAATACACTTTGAAATAGACCCAACACTTTTAGATAGCGACATTATCACTGCAATAAATACTTCAAAAGATAACCTCTTCAGACTTGAAATAGGTCTTCAGAGTTTCAATCCACAAACTCTTGATGCAATAGATAGATTTTATGATATAGATAAAATTGATAAAAACTTGAAAAAGCTTATGGAAAACAAAAAGGCCATTGTTCATCTTGACTTAATAGCGGGCTTGCCATATGAGGATTTTTTGAGTTTTAAAAGAAGTCTTGACAAGACTATATTGTATTTTGCTGATGAGGTTCAGCTTGGGTTTTTGAAGATGTTAAAAGGAACAAAGATAAGAAATGAAGCAACTAAATACAATTATGAATTTTTCAAAGACCCGCCGTATGAGGTTATCTCAAATAGCTTTATTAGCTTTGAAGAGATTTATAAACTTAAAAAGATAGAAGATTTGATAGACAAAGTTTACAACAGGCAGTACCTCTATTTTACTTTAAGATACATCTTTCAAAAAATTTCTCCTTCTGAATTTTTTGAAAATCTCTCAAGTAAGATAAATAGCAATTTAAATACAAGAGAGTTTATAAAAGAGCTTTACAGAGCCATAAAAGAGAATTTTGATTTTGACAAGGTTATATTTGATAGCTTGTTCAGATTTGACATTCTAAGAAGGTTTCCAGAAGAATTTTTACCGGAAGAGTTGGCAATATCCAGGGAGGAAAGGGAGAAAATTAAACAAGCAATATATCAAGCAACAAGCTACCAAGACCTCAGAGAACCAAAAGAGATTATTAGAAGATCAAGGGCTTGCATATTCGGATTTGACATTGAAAGGTTTATAGAAGATAATAGTATTGAAAAAGGGAATTTTTTATATATCTTTTTTGGAGAAAAAATAAAGAAGATAAACCTTCAGTAA
- a CDS encoding DUF6485 family protein, producing the protein MECTLSKNLSICTCTYEPCPRKGRCCECLHYHRKNGQLPACYFSKEAERTYDRSIENFIRDYSSRK; encoded by the coding sequence ATGGAGTGCACACTTTCAAAAAACCTTTCAATCTGCACATGTACTTATGAACCGTGTCCAAGAAAAGGAAGATGCTGCGAGTGTTTACACTATCACAGGAAAAATGGACAGCTTCCTGCTTGTTATTTTTCAAAAGAGGCAGAAAGGACATATGACCGTTCAATAGAAAACTTCATTCGTGACTATTCTTCAAGGAAATAA
- a CDS encoding phosphoglucomutase/phosphomannomutase family protein: MIKFGTDGWRAVISKDYTFDNVKIVAQAIADYIKEIDDKRPVLVGYDTRFMSEEYARLCAGVLVANGIKTYLTKKPTPTPVVSFTVKNMNLAGAIMITASHNPPQWNGIKFKGDYGGSALPSIIAEIEKHLYKNEVKFVEPEESSLFSFIDADKDYFEHIEKLVDLNLIAKFKPFAIIDPMHGAGVGYVKTLLEKYGIKHIQIRDERNPYFGGVNPEPIYKNLGKLIDTVVQNNADIGLATDGDADRVGAVDEKGEFIDSHRIYALLLRHLVEVKGLKGGVVKTFSTTNMVPILANKYGLKIYETPIGFKYICELFLKEDILIGGEESGGIGIKNHIPERDGILCSLLLLEIMAYYQKPISQILDELFKEIGYHYYDRVDLHLPNEIKEKTLKMISQNTEFAGRKIKEIQTLDGYKYIFEDGSWILFRASGTEPVLRVYTEQFTKDEVKRLLDEAVKLIEEMK, encoded by the coding sequence ATGATAAAGTTTGGAACAGACGGCTGGAGAGCAGTAATCAGTAAGGATTACACTTTTGACAATGTAAAGATTGTCGCCCAAGCAATTGCTGACTATATCAAAGAAATTGATGACAAAAGACCTGTTTTGGTAGGATATGACACAAGATTTATGTCAGAAGAGTATGCTCGGCTTTGCGCAGGGGTTCTTGTTGCAAACGGCATAAAGACATATCTTACAAAAAAGCCAACACCAACACCTGTTGTATCATTTACTGTCAAGAACATGAATTTAGCAGGAGCTATAATGATTACAGCAAGCCATAACCCACCACAGTGGAATGGGATAAAGTTCAAAGGCGATTATGGTGGGTCTGCACTTCCGTCTATAATTGCTGAAATTGAAAAACATCTTTATAAAAATGAGGTAAAGTTTGTTGAACCTGAAGAAAGCAGTCTCTTTTCCTTTATAGATGCTGACAAGGACTATTTTGAACACATTGAAAAGCTTGTAGACCTTAATCTTATTGCAAAATTCAAACCTTTTGCAATAATCGATCCAATGCACGGTGCTGGAGTTGGATATGTTAAAACCTTGTTAGAAAAATATGGAATCAAACACATCCAGATAAGAGATGAAAGAAACCCGTACTTTGGAGGAGTCAATCCAGAACCTATTTATAAAAACCTTGGAAAATTGATTGATACTGTTGTCCAAAACAACGCAGACATTGGCCTTGCAACAGACGGCGATGCAGACAGGGTAGGGGCTGTTGATGAAAAAGGAGAGTTTATTGATTCACACAGAATATATGCACTGCTTCTGAGACATTTAGTTGAAGTAAAAGGTTTAAAGGGTGGTGTTGTAAAAACATTTTCAACAACCAATATGGTTCCTATTTTGGCAAACAAGTACGGGCTCAAAATCTATGAAACACCGATTGGCTTTAAATATATCTGCGAACTTTTCTTAAAAGAAGACATTCTCATTGGTGGCGAGGAAAGCGGGGGTATTGGAATCAAAAATCACATACCTGAAAGAGATGGAATTTTATGTAGCTTGCTTCTTCTTGAGATTATGGCTTATTATCAAAAACCAATCAGTCAAATACTTGACGAGCTTTTTAAAGAAATAGGTTATCACTACTATGACAGAGTTGACCTGCATTTGCCAAACGAAATCAAAGAAAAGACGTTGAAGATGATTTCCCAAAACACAGAGTTTGCAGGCAGAAAGATTAAAGAGATTCAAACATTAGACGGCTATAAATATATCTTTGAAGATGGCTCATGGATACTCTTCAGAGCATCTGGCACAGAACCTGTTTTGAGAGTATACACAGAACAGTTCACCAAAGACGAGGTCAAAAGGCTTTTAGATGAGGCTGTGAAGTTGATAGAGGAAATGAAATAA
- a CDS encoding 4Fe-4S binding protein, whose amino-acid sequence MKKAVLNKDLCDRSPFCPASRSCKFGAIKRKVHGFFDVEIEIDKEKCTGCGVCTRYCPQGAIEIIEE is encoded by the coding sequence ATGAAAAAGGCAGTACTTAACAAAGATCTATGTGATAGGTCGCCGTTTTGCCCAGCTTCACGTTCGTGCAAGTTTGGAGCAATAAAGAGAAAAGTGCACGGTTTTTTTGATGTTGAGATTGAAATAGACAAAGAAAAGTGTACAGGATGTGGGGTTTGTACAAGGTATTGTCCTCAAGGTGCAATTGAAATTATTGAAGAGTAG